Proteins encoded within one genomic window of Streptomyces kaniharaensis:
- a CDS encoding hotdog domain-containing protein, whose product MRFHLIDRIDALEPGRAVRARKVTSRLEDHWRDTGRGPEMPAPLVLEALCQAGTWLIMITTDLRRRAALLSVDGVAFHGPVRPGDIIELVGTVESLGDETAVLSGTATVDGRLVMTADAVMCALLPADELEDLEATRLLERRLTRGLSDAAGAR is encoded by the coding sequence ATGCGCTTCCATCTCATCGACCGGATCGACGCCCTGGAACCGGGCCGAGCCGTCCGCGCCCGCAAGGTGACCTCCCGGCTGGAGGACCACTGGCGGGACACCGGCCGCGGCCCGGAAATGCCCGCCCCGCTGGTGCTGGAGGCGCTCTGCCAGGCCGGCACCTGGCTCATCATGATCACCACCGACCTGCGCCGCCGGGCCGCGCTGCTGTCCGTCGACGGGGTGGCCTTCCACGGCCCCGTCCGCCCCGGCGACATCATCGAACTTGTCGGCACCGTCGAGTCGTTGGGCGACGAGACCGCCGTCCTGAGCGGTACGGCCACAGTGGACGGACGCCTGGTGATGACCGCCGACGCGGTCATGTGCGCGCTGCTGCCCGCCGACGAGCTGGAGGACCTGGAGGCCACCCGGCTGCTGGAGCGCCGCCTCACCCGCGGCCTGTCCGACGCGGCCGGTGCCCGATGA